The following proteins are encoded in a genomic region of Triticum dicoccoides isolate Atlit2015 ecotype Zavitan chromosome 1B, WEW_v2.0, whole genome shotgun sequence:
- the LOC119336421 gene encoding GTPase-activating protein gyp7-like, which yields MWAWGLAERAVAGLLGPAGANGGRWNTAVAVGVTAAAGIALVAIVVSSRRGGIKSPWRRRRKPALGPKEWRSLFTPEGKFYDGGVKLLKRVRNGGVEPSIRAEVWPFLLGVYSLNSSEAEREAIKAHNRKGYLLLRKHCLRKNNKESKRSVNHKESISSGKVKESVTSVGSGEPEKVSVDDHITSEEENPCVILEQEMQDKTGKAIPENQADESLCSSSSRDEDESEKSDVTDVEASRDDVASVDQSSVEDEEESMPLPKYSNTGGNIETETKLSKIARPVKSARTVEDFETWQRIIRLDAVRANNEWVSYSPSQAAVTREKAIESASAVCLKDYEHLEAHRIHHASRLVAILEAYATYDPEIGYCQGMSDLLAPLLAVLEEDDEAFWCFAGFMRKARHNFRLDEVGIRRQLNMVSKIIKTKDFHLYRHLEMLEAADCFFVYRMVVVMFRRELTFEQTLSLWEAMWADQAARRAGITRSSWRKLQLGAPPTDDLLLYAIAASVLEKRKLIIESYSSMDEIIRDCNSMAGQLDIWKLLDDAHDLVVTVQDRIE from the exons ATGTGGGCGTGGGGCCTCGCCGAGcgcgccgtcgccggcctcctcggCCCCGCCGGCGCGAATGGCGGTCGCTGGaacaccgccgtcgccgtcgggGTCACGGCCGCGGCCGGCATCGCGCTAGTCGCCATCGTCGTCTCCTCCCGCAG GGGCGGGATCAAATcgccgtggcggcggcggaggaagccCGCGCTTGGGCCCAAGGAATGGCGTAGCTTGTTCACGCCGGAGGGGAAGTTCTACGACGGTGGCGTCAAGCTACTGAAGAGAGTTCGGAACGGA GGGGTTGAGCCGAGCATCAGAGCAGAGGTCTGGCCGTTCCTTCTTGGAGT TTATAGCCTGAATAGTTCAGAAGCTGAAAGGGAAGCAATTAAGGCCCATAACAG GAAGGGATATCTGCTCTTGAGGAAACATTGCCTGCGAAAAAACAATAAAGAAAGCAAGCGATCAGTCAATCACAAAGAGAGCATTAGTTCAGGCAAAGTCAAAGAATCTGTTACTTCTGTTGGATCTGGAGAACCTGAAAAAGTAAGCGTGGATGATCATATCACGAGTGAGGAAGAAAAtccttgtgtcattttagagcaagAAATGCAGGATAAGACAGGTAAAGCAATTCCAGAGAATCAGGCGGATGAAAGCCTCTGTTCATCTAGTTCACGTGATGAGGATGAGAGTGAGAAAAGTGATGTGACCGAtgtggaagcatcccgtgatgatgTCGCCTCTGTGGACCAGTCTTcagttgaggatgaagaagaaagtATGCCCCTGCCCAAATATTCAAACACAGGAGGAAATATAGAAACTGAAACTAAGTTATCTAAGATTGCCCGTCCTGTGAAGTCTGCACGGACAGTTGAGGATTTTGAGACATGGCAGCGGATAATTCGTTTGGATGCAGTTCGTGCTAATAATGAATGGGTTTCCTACTCTCCATCGCAAGCTGCGGTTACCAGAGAGAAGGCAATTGAATCTGCTTCAGCTGTTTGTCTCAAAGACTATGAGCACTTGGAAGCACATAGGATCCATCATGCGTCACGTCTTGTTGCAATACTTGAGGCGTACGCAACCTATGACCCAGAAATCGGTTATTGCCAGGGCATGAGTGACCTCCTTGCACCTCTCCTTGCTGTGCTGGAGGAAGACGATGAAGCCTTCTGGTGCTTTGCCGGTTTCATGAGGAAAGCCCGCCACAACTTCAGACTCGATGAAGTGGGTATTCGCAGGCAACTCAACATGGTCTCCAAGATAATAAAAACCAAGGACTTCCATCTTTACAGGCACTTGGAGATGCTTGAAGCTGCAGACTGCTTCTTCGtctatagaatggtggttgtgatgtTCCGGAGGGAGCTCACCTTCGAGCAGACCCTCAGCCTGTGGGAGGCGATGTGGGCCGATCAGGCAGCGAGGCGGGCTGGGATCACAAGATCATCCTGGAGAAAACTTCAGCTTGGAGCCCCTCCAACTGATGACCTGCTGCTGTATGCAATTGCAGCCAGTGTACTGGAGAAGAGGAAATTGATAATAGAGAGCTATAGCAGCATGGATGAAATCATTAGGGACTGTAACAGCATGGCCGGGCAGCTGGACATTTGGAAGCTCCTGGACGACGCCCATGATTTAGTGGTGACCGTACAAGACAGGATCGAGTAG